The Levilactobacillus namurensis genomic interval CTGGCCAAGAACCTGGTCCGGCACCTGACCGACCAAGACCTCTTGCGGACGGCCCCGAATACTGACCGGCAGATTGATTTTTACAGTAGCCGCAACACCCCGGAAGAACTAGCACTTTACCGCCACCTCTACCGCTACGGTCTCGACCAATAAGTTACTAAAAAGGGCTCCTGAAGCGTCACGATTGGTTATCGTGACCACTCAGGAGCCCTTTTAGTAACCCATTATTGTCGTGCGGAGACCACCAGACCCCCAATGGTCAGCAGGATGCCCAAAATGACCAGTGGCGTGATGGGTTCATGCAAGATCAGCCAAGCCGTGACCACCGTGACGACGGGAACCAGGTAGATGTAGATACTGGTCTTGACCGTCCCCAACTTTTTGACCGCGTAGGCCCAACTCAAGAAACACAGTGCCGAGGCTCCCAGTCCCAAGAACAGGAAGTTGACCAGGTTCTGCGACTGCAGAATCAGACCTAACTTGACCTGCCCGTGGGTCGCGAAGAAGACCGGCAAGATGAAGATGATTCCGTAGATGAAGGTCCGCCGGGTCACCTGGACCGGATTATGACCCAGGGTGTTCAGGTAGCTGACCACGTAAGAATACAGCGCCCAGATCAGCGCAGCCAATAGGGCCAAAACGTCCCCGGCGACGTTGATGTGGACCCCGCTGCCGTTCAACGAAATCAACGAGATTCCCGCCATAGACGCCACGAAGCCCAAGACAAAGTGCTTCGTCAGTCGTTGCCGTCCCAAAGCCGCCGCAATCAGGGCGATAAAGAGTGGCGAGGTCGAGACGATGACCCCGATGTTGGACGCGTAGGTGAAGGTCAACGCGATATTTTCAAACAAGTAATACAGGCAGATTCCCAGGAGACCAGCTGCTGCTAGAGCGCCCTCCTCCTTCCACGACGTAAATTTAAAGAACCGCGGATAGACCAGGAACAATCCGACTAGTCCAATCACGAAACGAATCAACAGAATCTCTAACGGGGCAAAATCCGTTAACAGAATCTTGGTGGAAATATAGGTGATTCCCCACAGAAAAATCGTCAGAAGCGCGACTAAGTGCCCCTTCAATAAGTGCTCACGTTGTTGCATACCCTTGTTTCAATCCCTTCTCAATCAAAATTTCTCTCTTAGGTCGAACGTGGGGCAAAGGCCCCAATCCCGGTCCTTTGTCCCACGTAAATGTTTCAATTTGCTTTCTTTTTACTAAACTGCGAGTCATCCGGCCCTAGCGGCCACCGGGGCCTTACCATTGTGCATAAATGACACAGCTAGCGTTGCCAGCAGTACCCATGTAAGCCGTGAGGACGGCCAGACAGGGCTCAGCCGTGAAATTTTCCTTGGTGAGCGTTCTTCAGCTCGCCTAGGAAAAGGCCCAGCTTCGAGACCGCTCTGTGGCTCGAAGTGGTGCCCACGGCGTTCCAGCCCTGTCTGGCCGTCCGGTAAGGCGCTGGCTAGCACCACCGTTTACTTTGAGTCCTAGTTCAGTGATGAATTGGCGCCGGCTTGGGCGGCTTGGCGGACCACTAGTTGGTTGTAGAACTTGGCGCGGGTCTGGTCGTAATACGGCATCACGAAGATGGCTGGAATGCCGAAGAACAGGCCGCTCAACATGAACCACAGAATGAAGCTCAGGTCCATGACGAACAAGAAGCCTTTATTGCCGTCCATCATGTGCCGCGAACGGGTAATCGCTTCGAGCACCGTGATGGGATGGCCCTGGTCATAAGCGTCCCGGTAGATGTAGAACGCTTG includes:
- a CDS encoding DMT family transporter; protein product: MQQREHLLKGHLVALLTIFLWGITYISTKILLTDFAPLEILLIRFVIGLVGLFLVYPRFFKFTSWKEEGALAAAGLLGICLYYLFENIALTFTYASNIGVIVSTSPLFIALIAAALGRQRLTKHFVLGFVASMAGISLISLNGSGVHINVAGDVLALLAALIWALYSYVVSYLNTLGHNPVQVTRRTFIYGIIFILPVFFATHGQVKLGLILQSQNLVNFLFLGLGASALCFLSWAYAVKKLGTVKTSIYIYLVPVVTVVTAWLILHEPITPLVILGILLTIGGLVVSARQ